In Streptomyces sp. NBC_01381, the sequence CGTGCTCTGGCGCGAGGAGACGATCGTCCCCTACGGCCGGATGCAGCTCGTCGAGGTCACATCGGGACCGGTGGCGCGGCACTTCGGGCTCGCGGGCGTGCAGCTGCACACGGCGGCCGCCGCCACGGACGCGCGGATCCCCGGACTGCTCCCCGAGGAGGCCGAGCGGCTCCGCGACCGGCTCACCGAGCTGGGCGAGGCCCGCTCGGCGGGGCTGTGAGCGGCGTACGCGAGGCGGCGGGGGAAGAACACACCCGCGGCCCCGACGACGTACGAGAGCGGCGTCTGCACCCCGTCACGCCCCTGCGCAGGGCCTGGGCGCCGGTCGCGGTCCTCGTGGGCTTCGCGGTGCACGACCCGAACGGCACCCAGCGGCGCGTCTCCGAACTCGCCGTGACCCAGCTGCTTGCCGGGCTCGCCGTCGTCCTCCTGGGCGGCGCCCTCTACGGCTTTCTCAGCTGGTGGTTCACGCACTTCGCGGTCACCGACACCGAGCTGCGCATCCGCACCGGCCTGGTCTTCAGGCGCACCGCGCACATCCGGCTCGACCGGCTCCAGGCCGTGGACGTGACGCAGCCGCTCGCGGCCCGGATGGCGGGCGTCGCCAAGCTCAAGCTGGACGTCGTCGGAGCGGAGAGCAAGGACGAACTCGCCTATCTGGGCGAGGAGGAGGCCGCTGTCCTACGGGCCGAACTCCTCGCGCGGGCGGCCGGTTTCGCCCCCGATGAGGCCCGCGAGGTCGGCGAGGCGCCGGTCAGGAATCTGGTGCACGTACAACCGCGCATGCTCGCGATCTCCCTTCTCCTGACCGGCACTACGTGGGGCATGCTCATCGCCACGCTGATCGTGCCGCCGTTCCTGTGGTTCGTCACCCACAGCCTGTGGACGGTCCTCGCGACCGGCCTTCCCATGCTGGGCGGCGCCTTCGCGAGCAGCGTGGGGCGCTTCATAGGCGAGTACGACTGGAAGGTGGGCGAGTCCCCCGACGGTCTGCGCATCGACCACGGGCTGCTCGACAAGGCGCACGAGACGGTGCCGCCGGGGCGGGTGCAGACCGTGCGGGTCGTGGAGCCGTGGCTGTGGCGGCGGCGCGGGTGGGTGCGGGTCGAGCTGGACGTGGCGGGCTCCGCCAACGGCGTCCTGGTCCCGGTCGCGCCCCGGGACGTCGCCGAGGCGGTGATCGCACGGATCCTGCCGGGCGTCCGGGTGCCGGCCGCCGCCGAGCTGATCCGGCCGCCCTCGCGCGCGGCGTGGTGCCTTCCGGTGTGGTGGAAGGGGTACGGCCTCACGGTGACGGACACGGTGTTCGCCGCGCGGCACGGTCTGCTGCGGCGGCGCCTGTCGTTGGTGCCGCACGCGAAGGTGCAGAGCGTGCGGCTCACGCAGGGGCCGTGGGAGCGGCACAAGGGGGTGGCGGACGTGGTGGTGGACACCGGCGCGAACAAGACGGTGACCGCGCGGCTGCGTCCTACGGGGGAGGCGGTTTCGCTCCTGGAGGCGCAGGCGGAGCGGTCGCGTACGGGGCGGAGGGATGCGCTGCCGGATCGGTGGATGGCTTGATGTGAGGGTTCAGCTGCCGGGCAATCGGGAAGGGGGTCCCCCCTGCTCATTAAGAGCTTGGGGGAGGGCGGGAAAGATCCGCCGCGAAGCGGCGGTCTTGAGCGGGGTCCGGGGCGGAGCCCCGGTACCGAGCCACGGCGGGGCCCAGCTACGCCCGCAGCGCGGTCCGCAGCTCAGCCACGTCGATCTGCTCCGTCTCGTCATGCGCCGTCAGGTCGATGACCTGACCCGCCGCACCGCCCGCGCCCTCCGCGGGAGCCTGCTTGAAGTCCGACTCGGCCTCCGCCTTGTGCAGGGCGAGTGCCTCCTCGCCCACCACGTCCGCGAGGTCCGCGTTCTGCACGGCTTCCAGCGCGGCGGGCGCCGCGCCCTTCGTGCCGAAGAAGTCGAAACCGCCCTGGACGACCGGGCGCCGGGTCTGCGCGGGCGGCGCGACGGCGACCGCGCGCTCGTGCCCGCCGTACCCGTCGGCCGCCCCGGACTTCCCCCGCGCCTCGTCTCCGTCCGCGCCGGAGTCGGACGGCTTCGGCGTCAGACGGTCCAGCGCGGCGTTCGCCCGCAGGTACAGCGACGGAGTCGCGCTCTCCGGAGCCTTGGCCTGGGCCGGGACCGGCGCCGAGGCCTGGACCGGAGCCGGCGGCAGCGCCCGCGCCGGAGTCGACGCCTCGATGGCGAGGAGCCGCCGCCCCTCCAGCGCACTGGCCCGCTCGGTCTCCGCCGTGGCGTACCGGCGAAGGAGCGCCGCGTGCTCATTGCGCAGCGCGGCAAGCTCCGCCCGCTTGGCGCGCAGCTTCGTCTCCAGGCGGCCGCGCAGCTCGCGGGACTCGTCGAGGTCGGACTCGCACTCCGCTATCCGTTCGTCGTAGCGCCACTCGTCGCTCTTGCGGGCGCGGCCGAGCTCGGCGACCTGCTTGCCGGCCGCGAGGTCCCAGCGGCGCATGACGACGGAGCCCACGACGGCGGCCGCGGCGGCCGCCGCGGTCAGGCCGCGGAGCACGGTCGGTTCCGCGAAGAGCCAGGCGCCGCCGGCGCAGACGAGAGAGAGGCCTGCGACCGTCGAGGGGGGAAGCAGCCGGTGCAAGGGTGGGGAATGGCGGTGGCGTCCACGTGGCATGGCCAGAAACTTACCGCGCGTAGGCGAACTCTGGTGCCCCGGGCGCCAAAATGACAGTGCCACAGCGCTGATTCCCCACCCTTGCCGATCCTCTTCGGCCACTCGACTCCACTTTCGGCCGCGCCAACTCCGGTTTCGGCCGCGCTACTTCTTGATCAATCCCTTCGACTCCAGATACTCCCTGGCGACATCGGCTTCCTTCTGCCGCTCGACATCGACCTTCCGGTCGAGTTCGGCGAGATCTTCCGTCGTGAGCGTCTCGGTCAGCTTGCCGAGCGCTTCGGCTATCTCCTTGTCGCCCGCTTCCTTCGCGTTCACCACCGGAAGGATGTTGTCCGCGTTCTGCAGCTTCTTGTCGTCCTCGAGGGCCACCAGGCCGAAGCTGTCCAGCGTCGCGTCGGTGGTCGTGGTCAGCACCACCTGGTCCGTGCCGTTCTTCACGGCCTGCTTGGACTGTGTGGTGCCGACGCCCTTGGGGTCGATTCCGGCGATGTCGATGCCGTACTTCTTCTTCAGTCCCGGCGCGCAGAACGGCCGGGTCTCGCATTCGTCACTCGCGGCGATCTTGACCTTCTCGCCCGACTCACCAAGATCAGAAAGCGTCTTGAGCTTGTGCTCCTTCGCGTATTCCTTGCTCACCGCGAACGCGTTCTGGTCGACCGCCTCGCCGACCGGAAGCACCTTCAGGCCGCGCGGCTCGGCGAGCTTCTTCAGCTCGGCCACCGTGGCGTCCACATCATTAGAAGCGACCGGCTTCGCCTTGGGCCCGTTCTTGCCGAGGTTGAGGAACTCCGCGAGCGTCGCAGCGTATTCGGGAGCGACATCGATCGAGCCCTTCTTCAGCTCGGGCTCGTACACCTCGCGGTTCTGGACGGTCTTGACCTCCGCGTCATATCCGGCCTCCTCCAGGACACCGACGTACAGCTCGGCGAGGACCTTCTGCTCGGTGAAGCGGGCCGAGCCCACGACGAGCTTGCCCTTGCCGCCCGCCTTGTCGCCCGAGCCCTTGCCGTCCTTCTCCAGGCTGTCCCCGCCGCACGCGGTGAGCCCCGCGGTCAGCGCCACGACGGCCACGGCCGCCCCTGCCATCCGTCGCGCGCGACGCGTTGTGCTGTTCATCGGTGAACCACCATTTCGAAAGGAAACAAAACCGGATCCGGGCCACTCCGGATCCGGGCCACTGAGGAATCACCCGGCCGCCGAGGAATCACTCACCGGACGGGGCCGCCCGCCCCTGCCGACACCGCGGGACGGGTCGCAGATGCGCCCCACCACCACGAGCACCACCTCTACGAAGAGCGCGAGCAGCGCCACGAGCAGGGCGCCCGCCACCACCTGGGGCGTGTTCTGCAGGTTGAACCCGGCCGTGATGATCCGGCCGAGACCCCCTTCGCCGGCCATCGCGGCCAGCGTCGCCGTGGCGACGACCTGCACCCCGGCGGACCGGACACCCGTCATGATCAGCGGGTACGCCAGGGGCAGTTCGACCCGCGCGAACAGCTGGCCGCCGCTCATGCCCATCCCCCGCGCGGCCTCCACCACCGACCGGTCGACCTCGCGCATCCCGATGTACGCGTTGGTCAGCAGCGGCGGCACCGCGAAGAGCACCAGGGCGATCAGCGTCGGTACGTCCCCGTGCTCGCCCAGCGGGGTCAGCGTGAGGAGCACGAGCACCGCGAGCGTCGGCACCGCACGGCCGACGTTCGAGATGTTCACCGCGAGGGCGCCGCCCTTGCCGATGTGGCCGAGGAACAGCGCGATCGGCAGCGCGATCAGACACGCGACGGCGAGACACACCCCACTGAAGTAGAGATGCTCCGCGAGCCGGTGCCACACCCCCTTGTCGCCCTGCCAGTTGGCGGACGTGGTCAGCCAGTCGTACGCACCGGTGATCGCGTTCATGCAGGTTCAGCCACCTTGGCCGTGCGCTGCGCGCGAGCGGCACGGTTCGTCCGTATTCGATGGACCCGCGTCCAAGGCGTCAGCCACCGCTGGAGCGCCAGGAGCAGCAGGTCGGCCACGACGGCGAGGAGCACGCACAGCACGGACGCCGTGAGCACCTGTGCCTTGAAGGTCGTGTCGAGGCCGTCCAGGATCAGAGTGCCGAGCCCTCCGTAGTCCACGATCGCGCCGACCGTGGTCAGCGCCACCGTCGACACCGTCGTGATGCGCACGCCGGCGAGCAACGCGGGCAGCGCGAGCGGCAGTTCGACCTCCCACAGCAGCCGCAGCGGGCCGTACCCCATCCCCTTGGCCGCGTCCCGTGCCTCGTCGGGCACGGCCTGCAGCCCCGCCAGGATGTTCCGCACCAGGATCGTCAGCGAGTACAGGACCAGGCCCGTCACGACCAGCGAGGCGGAGAGCCCGAAGAACGGCAGCAGGAGCGAGAACATCGCGAGCGAAGGGACCGTGTAGAGCACGGTCGTCAGGCCGAGGATCGGCCCCGCGAGGAAGCGCCAGCGCCGGGCGAGCAGCGCCAGCGGCAGGGAGACGGCGACGCCGATCGCCACCGATGCCGCGGTGATGCCCATGTGCTGCACGGTGGCGTCGATCAACTCCTGGCTGCGGGAACGGACGTACTCCCCGCAGATCCAGTCGTTCGCCACCAGACAGTTCTGCTCGCTCATCGCGTCCCACCTCCCCCCGAAAACCGATTCCTGCGGCTGTCTGGCGACCCTAACGCGCACCACTGACAATCGCCGAGACTCGTCGTACTGGCGCAACATGGGCTTTACACAACGCCCGCAACAATGGGGAATCATGATCCGGTTCGAGCACGTCACCAAGCGGTACGCGGACGGCACCACCGCCGTCGACGACCTGTCCTTCGAGGTCGCCGAGGGTGAACTGGTCACGCTCGTCGGCCCGTCGGGCTGCGGCAAGACGACGACGATGAAGATGGTGAACCGTCTCATCGAGCCGACCGACGGCCGGATATTCGTGGACGGCGACGACATATCCGCCATCGACCCCGTCCAACTCCGGCGCCGTATCGGCTATGTCATCCAGCAGGTCGGCCTCTTCCCGCACAAGACGGTCCTGGAGAACACCGCGACCGTCCCGCACCTCCTCGGCGTCAAGCGCGCCAAGGCCCGCGAGCGCGCGGCCGAACTCCTCGACCTGGTCGGCCTCGACCCGGCCACCTTCGGCGACCGCTACCCCGAGCAGCTCTCCGGCGGCCAGCGCCAGCGCGTCGGCGTGGCCCGCGCGCTCGCCGCCGATCCGCCCGTGCTCCTGATGGACGAGCCGTTCGGCGCCGTCGACCCCGTGGTCCGCGAGCACCTGCAGAACGAGTTCCTCCGCCTCCAGCAGGCCGTGCGCAAGACGGTGCTCTTCGTCACGCACGACATCGAGGAGGCGGTCCGCCTCGGCGACCGCATCGCTGTCTACGGCCAGGGCCGCATCGAGCAGTTCGACACTCCCTCGACGGTGCTCGGCGCGCCCTCCACCGACTACGTGGCCGACTTCGTCGGCGCGGACCGCGGCCTCAAGCGGCTCTCCGTGACACCGATCGAGGAGGGCGACCTGGAGCAGCCGCCCGTCCTGCACCTGGACGACCGGCTGCCCGCGAAGCTCGACGCCCGCTGGGCCGTCGTCCTGGACGGCGAGAACAACCTGCACGGCTGGATCTCCGCCGAGCACGCGCACCGCGGTTCGGGCACGGTGCGGGACCACGCACGCCGCATGGAGGCGTGGCTTCCGGTGGGCGCGACCCTGAAGCAGGCGTTCGCGACGATGCTGCAGCACGACGCGGGCTGGATCGCGGTCATCGACAAGGACAGCGAGGGCCGCTTCCTGGGTGTGCTCACGCCGGCCCGGCTGCACGAGGCACTGCGCAGGTCGACGGCGGCCGACGCCCGTGACATCGCGCGCGGGGACGTCGAGTTGGAGACCATCGCGGCCATCGGCGGGAGCTGAACCGCGGGCCTCTGGAGAGCTATGTGGCGCTCAACCGCCCGCTGATCCACTCCAGTGTCGCGGGGATCTCACGGCGCCACGTGTTGAAGTTGTGCCCGCCACTGGGCAGCGTGATCGACGAGACCCGGGTGGGCGGCTTCACCTTGTCGATGAACTTCTCGGTGTCCGCGTAGTTGTCCTCGCCCTGCTTGCTCGTGGTGACGAGGAGGGACGTCTGGGGCGGCGGCATGTGGTCCAGGGACCACATCAGGTCGGCGTGCCGCTCCAATTCCTTGTCGCCGTGGAAGAGATCGCCGGTCGTGACGTCGATGGGCGCCTTGTAGTACGCGGAAAGGCCCGCCCCGGCGGCGTACACGTCGGGGTGGTGGACGGCCAGTTTCAGCGCGCAGTAGCCGCCCGTCGAGTCGCCGATCACGCCCCAGTTCCCCGGCTTCTCGCCCACCCTGTAGTGCTCGGACATGGCGTCGGGCAGGTCCTTGGCGAAGAACGTCTCGGCCTGCGGGCCACCGGGAACGTCCACGCACTCGGTGTCCCGCGGCGGCGCGACCGTCGGCCGCAGCATGACCAGGATCATCGGCTGCATGGTGCCCCGCTTGGCCTGCGCATGGGCGGTCTGCGGGTAGCGCAGGCCCTTGATGAGCGCCTCCGCGGTCCCGGGGTAGCCGGTCAGCACCACGGCCGCGGGGAACCTGCGGTCCTTGTAGCGGGGCTGGAAGTACTCGGGCGGCAGATAGACGTACGCCTCGCTGGCGATGTCCGACTCCTTCCCGCTGATGGTGACCTTCTGGATCTGGCCGCCGGTCGATGGCCTGCCGCCTCCGGGGACGTTCACCGGGCGGGTGCCGCGGACGTCGACCGGGCCGCCCTCGCCCTTAGCGGGGTCGTGGTCGACGACCACTCCGGGGCTTGTCTCCTGGCCGAAGAGGTCCGCCCAGGTCGCGTAGAAGCCGAACGCCTGGTTGGCGGCGAAGCCGACGGACGCGAAGATCGCCAGCTGGGTGGCGATCAGCAGGCCGACCCGTCCGGTGACGGTCCGCCAGTTCTGCCGGGCCAGGCGCGGCCAGAACCAGACGGTTCCGATGAACAGCACGACGGCCAGAGCCACCGCCAACGCGAGGACCTTGTTGCTCGTAAGACCCATTTTTCCGATCCGGAGTGAACCCGAGGCCCGGAAGGGCCGTCCTAGAGGGCGCAATTGTCGCCGGATGCCGCTTTTGGCGCCGGGTCCAAGGTCTCTCGCGGAACTACGGGATGCGATGTCTGTCAGGATAGATGGCGAAATTTCGGGTGTGGTTCCAGGCGGTGACGGCAAGCTCCGCCGGATACTCCGCGGCCCCCGCCCCGAGGCCGTACCGACCTTCGTGGCCCGCGCCTGCGCCCTCGTAGGGCTGCTGAACATCGCGGCGGGCGTCTTCCCGCGCTTCCGGCACAGCCGCATGCACGCCGTCGCCGAGGTCCTGCCCGGCGCGCTCGGCCCCTTCGCCGCCGCCCTCGCGCTCAGCTCGGGCGTCCTCCTGCTGCTGCTCGCGCACGGCCTGCGCCGCCACAAGCGGCGCGCCTGGCGGGCCGCCGTGGTGCTGCTCCCGGCCGGAGCCGCCGCCCAGTTCATGTACCGCCACTCCGTCATCGGCGTGCTGATCTCGCTCGCCCTGCTGAGCCTGCTGCTGCGTCATCGCGGTGAATTCGCGGCGCTCCCCGACCCGCGCAGCCGCTGGCGCGCCCTGGCCAACTTCGTTGTCCTCGGGGCCGGTTCCATCGCGCTCGGCCTGGTGATCGTCAGCGTCCACCCCGGCAAGGTCATCGGAGACCCCGGCATCACGGACCGCCTGGCCCACGTCCTGTACGGCCTGTTCGGCTTCGAAGGCCCGGTCGACTACTACGGGCGTACGTCTTGGACCGTCGGCTGCTCACTCGGCGCACTCGGCCTGCTCACAGCGATCACCACTGTCTATTTGGCCTTCCGCCCCGAACACCCCGCCGCGCGGCTCACCGAGGACGACGAGACGAAGCTGCGCGCCCTGCTCGCCAAGCACGGCGCCCGCGACTCCCTCGGCCACTTCGCGCTCCGCCGCGACAAGGGCGCCGTCTTCTCGCCCAGCGGCAAGGCCGCCGTCACCTACCGCGTCGTCTCCGGAGTGATGCTCGCCAGCGGTGACCCCATCGGCGACGTGGAGGCCTGGCCCGGCGCCATCGAGCGCTTCATGGACGAGGCGAAGGCCCACTCCTGGACCCCCGCCGTCATGGGCTGCTCCGAGACGGGCGGCGAGGTCTGGACCCGCGAGACCGGCCTCGACGCCCTCGAACTGGGCGACGAGGCGGTGGTGGACGTCGCGGATTTCTCCCTGGCCGGGCGCGCGATGCGCAACGTGCGCCAGATGGTCAAGAGGATCGAGCGCAATGGCTACGAGACGCGCGTACGGCGCGTGCGTGACCTCGGCGAGCAGGAGCTCGCCAGGATCCAGCGGGCGGCCGACGACTGGCGCGGCACTGACACCGAACGCGGCTTCTCCATGGCGCTCGGCCGGATCGGCGACCCCGGAGACGGCGACTGCCTGATCGCGACCGCACACAAGGCCGACGAGGACCCGGGCGCCTACGGCGACCTGAAGGCCGTCCTGCACTTCGTCCCCTGGGGCGAGGACGGTGTCTCCCTGGACCTCATGCGCCGCGACCGCGCAGCCGACCCCGGCATGAATGAGCTGCTCATCGTCGCCGCCCTGCAGGCCGCCCCGAAGCTCGGCATCGCGCGCGTGTCCCTCAACTTCGCCATGTTCCGCGCGGCCCTCGCACGCGGCGAGAAGATCGGCGCGGGCCCGGTCCTGCGCGCCTGGCGCGGCCTGCTGGTCTTCCTCTCGCGCTGGTTCCAGATCGAGTCCCTGTACAAGTTCAACGCGAAGTTCCGCCCCCGCTGGGAGCCCCGCTTCGTCGTCTACCGCTCCTCCAAGGACCTGCCCCGCATCGGCTTCGCGGCCATGCAGGCCGAGGGCTTCGTCACGTTCGCGCTGCCCCGTTTCCTGCGCGGACGCACTCCGGGGCGCCGCCCCTGCCCGCACCGGTCGGCGGAGCGTGAGGTCCGGGCGGCGTAAGGGCGCCTCGTACGGGCCTACGCTGGAGGCATGAGTACGTTGCGCGGGCGGGGATCGGTCGAAGGGCTGCCGGAGTGGGGCCGCTGTGCGGTCATGGGGGTCGTGAACGTGACGCCCGATTCCTTCTCCGACGGGGGCCGCTGGTTCGACACCACGGCCGCCGTGAAACACGGCATCGACCTGGTCGCCCAGGGCGCCGACCTGGTCGACGTGGGCGGCGAGTCCACCCGGCCCGGCGCCACGCGCGTGGACGAGGACGAGGAGCTGCGCCGCGTGGTGCCCGTCGTGCGGGGTCTGGCCGCCGAGGGCGTCACGGTCTCCGTGGACACGATGCGGGCCACCGTCGCCGAGCAGGCACTGGCCGCCGGCGCGGTCCTGGTCAACGACGTCAGCGGCGGCCTCGCCGACGCCCGTATGGTCCCCGCGGTCGCCGCCGCCGACGCGCCCTTCGTGGTCATGCACTGGCGCGGTTTCCTCGCCGACATCCATGCCAAGCCCGTGTACGAGGACGTGGTCTCCGAAGTCGTCGACGAGCTCCACGCGCGCGTGCGGGCCGCCATCGAGGGCGGCATCGCCCCCGAGCGCATCGTCGTCGACCCGGGCCTCGGCTTCTCCAAGGACGCCGAGCACGACCTGGCGCTCCTCGCCCGCCTCGACCGGCTGCGTGAGCTCGGCCACCCGATCCTGGTCGCCGCTTCCCGCAAGCGCTTCCTCGGCCGCGTCCTCGCGGGCCCCGAGGGCGCGCCGCCGCCCGCCCGCGAGCGCGACGCCGCCACCGCCGCGGTCTCCGCCATCGCCGCCCACCAGGGCGCCTGGGCGGTCCGCGTGCACGAGGTGCGGGCCACCGCCGACGCCGTCCGGGTCGCACACGCCGTGACCAGCGCGGCCGGCGGCGACCTGTGACCGGGGCCCGTACCGACGTCGAACAGGTCGAGCGCGCCAACACGGCCTTCTACGAAGCGCTGGAGCGCGGCGACTTCGACGAGGTGTCCGACCTGTGGCTGGACACCGGCACCAGGGACGCCCTCGACGACGAAGTGGTCGGCTCGGACGACGAGGAGACCGCGATCTCCTGCGTCCACCCCGGCTGGCCGGTCCTCACCGGCCGCGGCGAGGTGCTCAGGTCGTACGCACTGATCATGGCGAACACGGAGTACATCCAGTTCTTCCTCACCGACGTCCACGTCGGCGTGGCGGGCGACACCGCCCTGGTGACCTGCACCGAGAACATCCTCAGCGGCGGCCCGCCCCCCGAGGGCGGCGGCGAGCTCGGGCCGCTCGTCGGGCAGCTGGTGGTCGCCACGAATGTGTTCCGGCGCACATCGGACGGATGGAAGCTCTGGTCGCACCACGCATCGCCCGTACTCGCCGAAACCGACGACGAAGAGGGCGAAGAGTCACCCTCCTGAGTGGGTAGGGGCGGGTCGAGGAGCCCCCGCGGGCGAGGACTGTCAGTGCTCGCAGGTAGATTCGATCGTGGCTGGTGTGCCGACCGCACTCGGTGCAGGCCTGCCGATACCGACGATTGCAGGAGTGATTCGCGTGGATCGTGTCGCGCTGCGCGGCCTCAAGGCCCGTGGGCACCACGGTGTCTTTCCGCGGGAACGCGAAGAGGGCCAGACCTTCATCGTGGACCTGGTCATTGGCCTGGACACCCGTGCGGCCGCCGCCGACGACGACCTGTCGAAGACCGTGCACTACGGCGTCGTGGCGGAGGAGGTCGTGGCCGTCGTCGAGGGCGAGCCGGTGGACCTCATCGAGACGCTCGCCGAGCGCATCGCCCAGACGTGTCTGAAGCACGACGGAGTCCTGGAGGTCGAGGTGTGCGTCCACAAACCGGACGCCCCGATCACCGTCCCCTTCGACGATGTGACCGTCACCATCACCCGGAGCCGAGTATGACCGCGTTTTCCACGCAAGGGCAGAGCGACCCGACCGTCCAGCCGGTGCCCACGGCCGTGGTGGAGCAGGTGGACGCCGCCGACACGACCCTCTCCAACCCCAAGCGCGCCGTGATCTCCCTCGGCAGCAACCTCGGCAACCGCCTGGAGAACCTCCAGGGCGCCGTCGACGCCCTGGAGGACACCCCCGGCCTGCGCGTCAAAGCGGTCTCTCCGGTGTACGAGACCGAGCCCTGGGGCGTCGAGCCGGGCAGCCAGCCGTCGTACTTCAACGCGGTCGTCGTGGTGAAGACGACCCTGCCGCCCTCCTCGCTCCTGGAGCGGGCGCACGCGGTCGAGGAGGCCTTCCACCGCGTGCGGGACGAGCGCTGGGGCCCCCGCACCATCGACGTCGACATCGTGGCGTACGCGGACGTGGTGTCGGACGACCCGGTCCTCACCCTGCCCCACCCCCGGGCGCACGAGCGGGCCTTCGTCCTGGCCCCCTGGCACGACGTGGAGCCGGAGGCACAGCTGGCCGGCCGCGGCCCGGTCGCCGAGCTGCTCGCCGCGCTCACCCGCGAGGGCGTCAAACCCCGTGTCGACCTGGAACTCCGGCTGCCCGAGTAGTCGTTAGGGTCATCGGGTCCGCACAACGAAGATCCGTACGACGATCCGTACGACGCGGATTCGCACAACGACGAAGGGTCATCCGTGAAGCAGCTGCGCATCAGGACACTGGCCGGCCTCTTCGTGGTGGCCGGAGTGCTGTCCTGGGCCGGCGCCCGGCTCTGGGACTCCCTCGGCACGCTGCCGAGGGTCCCGCTCGCCGCGCCCATCGTGCTCGCGGTGATCGCCGTGGTCCTGCTGTCCACGGCCCTCTCCCTGCGCTCCCGGCTGCGCGCCCAGCGCGAGCGGCGCCCCGGCGCGAAGGGCGTCGAACCGCTGATGGCCGCCCGCGCGGTCGTCTTCGGCCAGGCGAGCGCCCTGGTGGCCGCCCTCGTCGCCGGCATGTACGGCGGCACGGGCGTCTTCCTCCTGGAGTACCTGGACATCCCGGCCCGCCGCGACCAGGCGATCTACGCCGGCCTCTCGGTCGTGGCGGGCATCGCGGTGATAGCCGCCGCCTTCTTCATGGAGCGGGTCTGCAAGCTCCCTGAGGACACCGACGAGAACGGCCAGAACGGCGGGGCGGCCCCCGCGGCCTGACGGCCGCTACGGCCCATGGCCCGCCGCGGCGCTATCGCGCCATGATCAGGCTCATCGCCTCGTTGCGCGTCGCGGGGTCACGCAGCTGACCGCGCACGGCCGACGTGATCGTCTTGGCGCCCGGCTTCCGCACACCGCGCATCGTCATGCACATGTGCTCGCACTCGACGACCACGATGACGCCGCGCGGCTCCAGGATCTGCATCAGGGAGTCCGCGATCTGCGTCGTCAGACGCTCCTGGACCTGCGGGCGGCGGGCGTACACGTCCACGAGGCGGGCGAGCTTCGACAGACCGGTGATCTTGCCGTCGGTCGACGGGATGTAGCCGACGTGGGCGACACCGACGAACGGCACCAGATGGTGCTCACAGCTGCTCATGACCTCGATGTCCTTCACCAGGACCATCTCGTCATGACCGAGGTCGAACGTCGTCGTCAGGACGTCCTCGGGCTTCTGCCACAGGCCCGCGAATATCTCCCTGTACGCGCGTGCCACGCGACCGGGAGTCTCGCGCAGACCCTCGCGGTCCGGGTCCTCCCCGACCGCGATCAGCAGCTCGCGCACGGCGTTCTCGGCCCGCTTCTCGTCGAACTCGCTGATCGAGCCCTCGCCGTCCAGGGTCACAGGGTCGGTCATCTGGTGCCTCGTTCCTTGCGTTCTGCGTGCCTGCGCGCAGCTGCGTACGAAAAAACTGCGCCCCCCAGGCTAAAACCAGGGGGGCGCAGCATCCATTCCGGGCCTGCTGAGGCGACCGGGGTCAGCTCTCGGGGCGATCCTCCTTGGTCACCTCGATGGGCGTCTCCGATGCACCGGCCGTGACCGCGGGCGTAGAGCCGTTCGCACCGTTCGTCAGCGACAGCTCCTTGGGGGAGAGCACCGGCGGGCGGGTCGAGGGCGTACGCCGCGAGGAACCGGTCCACGCCGGGCGGGCCGGGCGCTTCACGATGCCGGCGAAGACCTCGGCGATCTGCTCCTTGTTGAGCGTCTCCTTCTCGAGGAGCTGGAGGACCAGGTTGTCGAGCACGTC encodes:
- a CDS encoding phosphatidylglycerol lysyltransferase domain-containing protein codes for the protein MSGVVPGGDGKLRRILRGPRPEAVPTFVARACALVGLLNIAAGVFPRFRHSRMHAVAEVLPGALGPFAAALALSSGVLLLLLAHGLRRHKRRAWRAAVVLLPAGAAAQFMYRHSVIGVLISLALLSLLLRHRGEFAALPDPRSRWRALANFVVLGAGSIALGLVIVSVHPGKVIGDPGITDRLAHVLYGLFGFEGPVDYYGRTSWTVGCSLGALGLLTAITTVYLAFRPEHPAARLTEDDETKLRALLAKHGARDSLGHFALRRDKGAVFSPSGKAAVTYRVVSGVMLASGDPIGDVEAWPGAIERFMDEAKAHSWTPAVMGCSETGGEVWTRETGLDALELGDEAVVDVADFSLAGRAMRNVRQMVKRIERNGYETRVRRVRDLGEQELARIQRAADDWRGTDTERGFSMALGRIGDPGDGDCLIATAHKADEDPGAYGDLKAVLHFVPWGEDGVSLDLMRRDRAADPGMNELLIVAALQAAPKLGIARVSLNFAMFRAALARGEKIGAGPVLRAWRGLLVFLSRWFQIESLYKFNAKFRPRWEPRFVVYRSSKDLPRIGFAAMQAEGFVTFALPRFLRGRTPGRRPCPHRSAEREVRAA
- the folP gene encoding dihydropteroate synthase, whose product is MSTLRGRGSVEGLPEWGRCAVMGVVNVTPDSFSDGGRWFDTTAAVKHGIDLVAQGADLVDVGGESTRPGATRVDEDEELRRVVPVVRGLAAEGVTVSVDTMRATVAEQALAAGAVLVNDVSGGLADARMVPAVAAADAPFVVMHWRGFLADIHAKPVYEDVVSEVVDELHARVRAAIEGGIAPERIVVDPGLGFSKDAEHDLALLARLDRLRELGHPILVAASRKRFLGRVLAGPEGAPPPARERDAATAAVSAIAAHQGAWAVRVHEVRATADAVRVAHAVTSAAGGDL
- a CDS encoding nuclear transport factor 2 family protein, which produces MTGARTDVEQVERANTAFYEALERGDFDEVSDLWLDTGTRDALDDEVVGSDDEETAISCVHPGWPVLTGRGEVLRSYALIMANTEYIQFFLTDVHVGVAGDTALVTCTENILSGGPPPEGGGELGPLVGQLVVATNVFRRTSDGWKLWSHHASPVLAETDDEEGEESPS
- the folB gene encoding dihydroneopterin aldolase; translated protein: MDRVALRGLKARGHHGVFPREREEGQTFIVDLVIGLDTRAAAADDDLSKTVHYGVVAEEVVAVVEGEPVDLIETLAERIAQTCLKHDGVLEVEVCVHKPDAPITVPFDDVTVTITRSRV
- the folK gene encoding 2-amino-4-hydroxy-6-hydroxymethyldihydropteridine diphosphokinase, with translation MTAFSTQGQSDPTVQPVPTAVVEQVDAADTTLSNPKRAVISLGSNLGNRLENLQGAVDALEDTPGLRVKAVSPVYETEPWGVEPGSQPSYFNAVVVVKTTLPPSSLLERAHAVEEAFHRVRDERWGPRTIDVDIVAYADVVSDDPVLTLPHPRAHERAFVLAPWHDVEPEAQLAGRGPVAELLAALTREGVKPRVDLELRLPE
- a CDS encoding DUF3180 domain-containing protein; amino-acid sequence: MKQLRIRTLAGLFVVAGVLSWAGARLWDSLGTLPRVPLAAPIVLAVIAVVLLSTALSLRSRLRAQRERRPGAKGVEPLMAARAVVFGQASALVAALVAGMYGGTGVFLLEYLDIPARRDQAIYAGLSVVAGIAVIAAAFFMERVCKLPEDTDENGQNGGAAPAA
- the folE gene encoding GTP cyclohydrolase I FolE yields the protein MTDPVTLDGEGSISEFDEKRAENAVRELLIAVGEDPDREGLRETPGRVARAYREIFAGLWQKPEDVLTTTFDLGHDEMVLVKDIEVMSSCEHHLVPFVGVAHVGYIPSTDGKITGLSKLARLVDVYARRPQVQERLTTQIADSLMQILEPRGVIVVVECEHMCMTMRGVRKPGAKTITSAVRGQLRDPATRNEAMSLIMAR